The Leptospira brenneri genome has a segment encoding these proteins:
- the vapB gene encoding type II toxin-antitoxin system antitoxin VapB, protein MNRAKLFKNGDSQAVRLPKEFRFKGKEVYIRKDGNCVIISPIDDAVDRLWKSLNDFSDNFIIERNQPNTYDKRNSI, encoded by the coding sequence ATGAACCGAGCAAAATTATTTAAAAACGGAGATAGTCAGGCTGTTAGACTTCCAAAAGAATTTCGATTCAAGGGAAAAGAAGTCTATATCAGAAAAGACGGAAACTGTGTCATAATATCTCCTATTGATGATGCCGTTGATAGACTTTGGAAATCACTAAATGACTTTTCCGATAATTTTATTATCGAAAGAAATCAACCGAACACTTATGATAAGCGAAATTCGATATGA
- a CDS encoding DUF2846 domain-containing protein, whose amino-acid sequence MKPVSFIITFILLLSCKSMQPTGNRFSPILNIDSDKGLVYIYRPKLSTGKVISYIITTDGNNLIELSNGSYKPFFFNPGEVTFEAETMGTASITMDIKKGEVYFLKGNVVVGPLIGKPFLTLVPNEIGEKEISECILKN is encoded by the coding sequence ATGAAACCAGTTTCATTCATCATAACTTTCATCCTGCTATTAAGCTGCAAAAGTATGCAACCGACTGGAAACAGATTTTCTCCAATTTTAAATATCGATAGCGATAAAGGATTAGTTTATATTTATAGACCGAAATTATCGACTGGAAAAGTAATATCCTATATAATTACGACTGATGGGAATAACTTAATAGAACTAAGCAACGGATCCTATAAACCATTCTTTTTCAATCCAGGAGAAGTTACTTTTGAAGCAGAAACTATGGGTACTGCTTCAATAACTATGGATATTAAAAAAGGTGAGGTTTACTTTCTGAAAGGTAATGTTGTCGTAGGTCCTTTAATCGGTAAGCCATTTTTAACTTTAGTTCCGAATGAAATCGGAGAAAAAGAAATTAGCGAGTGCATTTTAAAAAACTAA
- a CDS encoding type II toxin-antitoxin system RelE/ParE family toxin — MILSFGDKETEKIFNQIFSKRIPPEIQRKALTKLILIDNAEKEDDLKSPPSNRLESLKGDLNGFYSIRINDQWRIIFTFDQGNCNQVSIIDYH, encoded by the coding sequence GTGATTCTTTCTTTTGGAGATAAAGAAACGGAAAAGATATTTAACCAAATCTTTTCAAAAAGGATTCCACCGGAAATTCAAAGGAAAGCTCTTACTAAGCTAATTTTAATAGATAACGCAGAGAAAGAGGATGATTTGAAATCTCCTCCTTCTAACAGATTAGAAAGCTTAAAAGGCGATCTAAACGGTTTTTATTCTATTAGAATCAATGATCAGTGGCGTATCATTTTTACATTTGATCAAGGAAACTGTAATCAAGTATCTATTATTGATTATCATTAA
- the vapC gene encoding type II toxin-antitoxin system tRNA(fMet)-specific endonuclease VapC codes for MNQYLLDTNICIYIINQKPEIVYQKFKKVSLDNIFISAITEFELKYGVEKSQKSEQNKKILNEFLGFLNIIPFDSEAAALAGSIRTRLEKKGEVIGPYDLLIASQAIANDIILVTNNEKEFKRIKELKIENWIN; via the coding sequence ATGAATCAGTATTTGTTAGATACAAATATTTGCATTTACATCATTAATCAAAAACCAGAAATCGTTTATCAAAAATTCAAAAAAGTAAGTCTCGATAACATTTTCATCTCAGCAATTACTGAGTTCGAGCTCAAATACGGTGTTGAAAAGAGTCAAAAATCAGAACAAAACAAAAAAATCCTTAATGAATTTTTAGGATTTCTTAACATTATTCCCTTCGACTCAGAAGCAGCTGCTCTAGCTGGATCAATCAGAACAAGATTAGAAAAAAAGGGTGAGGTAATTGGTCCCTATGACTTACTCATAGCTTCACAAGCTATCGCAAATGATATAATACTAGTTACCAATAATGAAAAAGAATTCAAGAGAATTAAAGAACTGAAAATAGAAAACTGGATTAACTAG
- a CDS encoding HigA family addiction module antitoxin: MKNNRIPTPTVAEILKEEFLEPMQITPYKLSKELHVSTSTILDILHGKRKITVDMSLRLSKFFGMSEKFWINLQTDLDIREKKEKLKSKLDSIKTLKLSA, translated from the coding sequence ATGAAAAATAACAGAATCCCGACTCCAACTGTCGCTGAAATTTTGAAAGAAGAATTCCTTGAACCTATGCAAATTACTCCTTATAAATTATCTAAGGAACTTCACGTATCTACTTCAACTATTTTAGACATATTGCATGGGAAGAGAAAAATAACTGTAGATATGTCATTAAGATTATCAAAGTTTTTTGGTATGTCTGAAAAATTTTGGATAAACTTGCAAACCGATCTTGATATTAGAGAGAAAAAAGAAAAATTAAAGAGTAAATTAGATTCGATAAAAACTCTTAAACTTTCCGCTTAG
- a CDS encoding restriction endonuclease, which translates to MSQFKNRTKYLLIGHLSKTKREIDLLIEETVVGYKIRIVIECKNWKKPLDVADVEQFVQKLNDLRIYKGVIIAKSGFTKAAKEYVKNTGDINLHVLKFDELKRYQGFFAFAYRGIYGAIITPPNGWATDAEVTEEMILNGGLCLMYPMELDAQESFKQRNFIYLDIPELDEIETKEDLLDIFLKHQEDNIKKHDTNAHIAYKKENSNAGDFTIRITKYPLANYTETAGILKNGTMVVAVYGIHKNNEYEEYYNHIKFIFDQITLITLYGSDRKNSHKDWSLLLNRTSKNANLKTFYHN; encoded by the coding sequence ATTTCCCAATTCAAAAATAGAACAAAATATCTTTTAATCGGACATCTTTCTAAAACAAAAAGAGAAATTGATCTTCTGATAGAGGAGACTGTTGTCGGTTACAAAATACGAATCGTAATCGAATGTAAAAACTGGAAAAAACCACTTGATGTCGCAGATGTCGAGCAATTTGTTCAAAAACTCAATGACCTTAGGATATATAAAGGAGTAATAATTGCCAAGTCAGGATTTACTAAAGCTGCAAAGGAATACGTGAAAAATACCGGCGATATAAACTTACATGTATTAAAATTTGATGAACTCAAAAGATACCAAGGCTTCTTTGCATTTGCTTATAGAGGAATTTATGGTGCTATTATTACTCCGCCAAATGGATGGGCTACCGACGCAGAAGTAACCGAAGAAATGATCTTAAATGGCGGCTTGTGTTTAATGTATCCAATGGAATTGGATGCTCAAGAATCGTTTAAACAAAGAAATTTCATATACTTAGATATACCGGAATTGGATGAAATTGAAACCAAAGAGGATTTACTTGATATTTTTTTAAAACATCAAGAAGATAATATAAAAAAACATGACACTAATGCACATATAGCATACAAAAAAGAAAATAGCAATGCAGGAGATTTCACTATTCGTATAACAAAATATCCACTAGCTAACTACACAGAAACAGCAGGCATTCTAAAAAACGGAACTATGGTAGTAGCAGTTTATGGAATTCATAAAAACAATGAATATGAGGAATATTATAATCATATTAAATTTATATTTGACCAAATTACTCTAATAACTTTATACGGATCAGATAGAAAAAATTCACATAAAGATTGGTCTCTATTGCTAAATAGAACGAGTAAAAATGCGAATTTAAAAACATTCTATCACAATTAA